The following are encoded in a window of Numida meleagris isolate 19003 breed g44 Domestic line chromosome 13, NumMel1.0, whole genome shotgun sequence genomic DNA:
- the BFAR gene encoding bifunctional apoptosis regulator isoform X1 codes for MEEDKILPGEPEMAEVKAHATHGVGRRISVSEFLCHCCYDILVNPTTLNCGHSFCRHCLALWWVSSKKNECPECREKWEGFPKVNILLRDVIERLFSDAIEQRKEDIQQNSDVARSLATFQKFGNDQISTAPNTGRINPRGRGFFSGVLTALTCVAVVLLGYHWSSREFEDDLLVHKPVAKWTAEEVTLWLEQLGPWASHYKERFLLEKVNGRLLLTLTEEDFTKEPYSIENNNHRKAITAELECVKTLGVKPPQNLWEYKAVNPGKSLFLLYALKNSPRLSMLYLYLFDYTEAFLPFIHTICPMQEDQYEDMVTKLLDLKDPTWKQWREFTVKYIFLPYQLIAEFAWDWLDVHYWTSRFIIVNAMLLSVLELFSFWKLWSRRELKTIPHRMWKHFWKVSTQGLFVAVFWPFIPQFVCNCLFYWALYFNPIINIDLVVKEVRRLETQVQ; via the exons atggaagaagataAGATTTTACCTGGTGAACCCGAGATGGCAGAAGTTAAAGCGCACGCTACCCATGGAGTTGGTCGGCGGATATCAGTTAGCGAGttcctgtgccactgctgttACGACATTCTGGTCAATCCCACCACCCTGAACTGCGGGCACAGTTTCTGTAGACATTGCTTAGCCTTGTGGTGGGTGTCCTCCAAGAAGAATGAATGTCCggaatgcagagaaaaatgggAAGGATTCCCCAAAGTCAACATTCTCCTCAG GGATGTTATTGAAAGGCTGTTTTCTGATGCCattgaacaaagaaaagaagatattcAGCAAAACAGTGATGTAGCACGCAGCTTAGCAACCTTCCAAAAATTTGGGAATGACCAGATTTCTACAGCTCCAAACACAGGAAGAATTAATCCTCGAGGAAGAGGGTTTTTCTCAGGCGTTCTGACAGCTTTAACTTGCGTAGCA GTAGTATTACTTGGGTATCACTGGAGCAGCAGAGAATTTGAAGATGATCTTCTTGTCCACAAGCCTGTTGCTAAATGGACTGCTGAAGAGGTGACACTTTGGCTAGAGCAGCTGGGCCCGTGGGCTTCTCATTATAAAGAGAGATTTTTGCTGGAGAAAGTGAATGGAAG GCTCCTTCTAACGCTGACAGAGGAGGATTTCACAAAAGAGCCTTACAGTATAGAGAACAATAATCATAGAAAAGCGATTACAGCAGAATTGGAATGTGTCAAAACGTTAGGTGTTAAACCACCGCAGAACCTTTGGGAATACAAG GCAGTAAATCCAGGAAAATCACTCTTTCTTTTGTATGCACTCAAGAATTCTCCGAGACTCAGTATGTTATACTTATATCTGTTTGATTATACCGAAGCTTTCCTACCTTTTATCCACACCATCTGTCCTATGCAAGAAGACCAATATGAAGACATGGTCACAAAATTATTA GACCTTAAAGATCCCACTTGGAAACAGTGGAGAGAATTCACTGTAAAGTATATATTTTTGCCGTACCAATTGATAGCTGAATTTGCTTGGGATTGGCTGGATGTGCACTACTGGACATCAAGATTTATCATTGTAAATGCCATGTTACTCTCTGTTCTGGAATTATTCTCCTTTTGGAAGCTCTGGTCAAGAAGAGAATTGAA GACTATTCCTCACAGAATGtggaaacatttctggaaaGTCTCAACCCAGGGTCTTTTTGTTGCCGTTTTTTGGCCTTTTATTCCTCAATTTGTCTGCAATTGTTTGTTTTACTGGGCCTTGTACTTTAACCCAATTATAAACATTGATCTTGTAGTTAAAGAAGTAAGACGTCTGGAGACACAAGTGCAATGA
- the BFAR gene encoding bifunctional apoptosis regulator isoform X2, with protein MEEDKILPGEPEMAEVKAHATHGVGRRISVSEFLCHCCYDILVNPTTLNCGHSFCRHCLALWWVSSKKNECPECREKWEGFPKVNILLRDVIERLFSDAIEQRKEDIQQNSDVARSLATFQKFGNDQISTAPNTGRINPRGRGFFSGVLTALTCVAVVLLGYHWSSREFEDDLLVHKPVAKWTAEEVTLWLEQLGPWASHYKERFLLEKVNGRLLLTLTEEDFTKEPYSIENNNHRKAITAELECVKTLGVKPPQNLWEYKAVNPGKSLFLLYALKNSPRLSMLYLYLFDYTEAFLPFIHTICPMQEDQYEDMVTKLLDLKDPTWKQWREFTVKYIFLPYQLIAEFAWDWLDVHYWTSRFIIVNAMLLSVLELFSFWKLWSRRELNS; from the exons atggaagaagataAGATTTTACCTGGTGAACCCGAGATGGCAGAAGTTAAAGCGCACGCTACCCATGGAGTTGGTCGGCGGATATCAGTTAGCGAGttcctgtgccactgctgttACGACATTCTGGTCAATCCCACCACCCTGAACTGCGGGCACAGTTTCTGTAGACATTGCTTAGCCTTGTGGTGGGTGTCCTCCAAGAAGAATGAATGTCCggaatgcagagaaaaatgggAAGGATTCCCCAAAGTCAACATTCTCCTCAG GGATGTTATTGAAAGGCTGTTTTCTGATGCCattgaacaaagaaaagaagatattcAGCAAAACAGTGATGTAGCACGCAGCTTAGCAACCTTCCAAAAATTTGGGAATGACCAGATTTCTACAGCTCCAAACACAGGAAGAATTAATCCTCGAGGAAGAGGGTTTTTCTCAGGCGTTCTGACAGCTTTAACTTGCGTAGCA GTAGTATTACTTGGGTATCACTGGAGCAGCAGAGAATTTGAAGATGATCTTCTTGTCCACAAGCCTGTTGCTAAATGGACTGCTGAAGAGGTGACACTTTGGCTAGAGCAGCTGGGCCCGTGGGCTTCTCATTATAAAGAGAGATTTTTGCTGGAGAAAGTGAATGGAAG GCTCCTTCTAACGCTGACAGAGGAGGATTTCACAAAAGAGCCTTACAGTATAGAGAACAATAATCATAGAAAAGCGATTACAGCAGAATTGGAATGTGTCAAAACGTTAGGTGTTAAACCACCGCAGAACCTTTGGGAATACAAG GCAGTAAATCCAGGAAAATCACTCTTTCTTTTGTATGCACTCAAGAATTCTCCGAGACTCAGTATGTTATACTTATATCTGTTTGATTATACCGAAGCTTTCCTACCTTTTATCCACACCATCTGTCCTATGCAAGAAGACCAATATGAAGACATGGTCACAAAATTATTA GACCTTAAAGATCCCACTTGGAAACAGTGGAGAGAATTCACTGTAAAGTATATATTTTTGCCGTACCAATTGATAGCTGAATTTGCTTGGGATTGGCTGGATGTGCACTACTGGACATCAAGATTTATCATTGTAAATGCCATGTTACTCTCTGTTCTGGAATTATTCTCCTTTTGGAAGCTCTGGTCAAGAAGAGAATTGAA
- the BFAR gene encoding bifunctional apoptosis regulator isoform X3 — MEEDKILPGEPEMAEVKAHATHGVGRRISVSEFLCHCCYDILVNPTTLNCGHSFCRHCLALWWVSSKKNECPECREKWEGFPKVNILLRDVIERLFSDAIEQRKEDIQQNSDVARSLATFQKFGNDQISTAPNTGRINPRGRGFFSGVLTALTCVAVVLLGYHWSSREFEDDLLVHKPVAKWTAEEVTLWLEQLGPWASHYKERFLLEKVNGRLLLTLTEEDFTKEPYSIENNNHRKAITAELECVKTLGVKPPQNLWEYKAVNPGKSLFLLYALKNSPRLSMLYLYLFDYTEAFLPFIHTICPMQEDQYEDMVTKLLDLKDPTWKQWREFTVKYIFLPYQLIAEFAWDWLDVHYWTSRFIIVNAMLLSVLELFSFWKLWSRRELK, encoded by the exons atggaagaagataAGATTTTACCTGGTGAACCCGAGATGGCAGAAGTTAAAGCGCACGCTACCCATGGAGTTGGTCGGCGGATATCAGTTAGCGAGttcctgtgccactgctgttACGACATTCTGGTCAATCCCACCACCCTGAACTGCGGGCACAGTTTCTGTAGACATTGCTTAGCCTTGTGGTGGGTGTCCTCCAAGAAGAATGAATGTCCggaatgcagagaaaaatgggAAGGATTCCCCAAAGTCAACATTCTCCTCAG GGATGTTATTGAAAGGCTGTTTTCTGATGCCattgaacaaagaaaagaagatattcAGCAAAACAGTGATGTAGCACGCAGCTTAGCAACCTTCCAAAAATTTGGGAATGACCAGATTTCTACAGCTCCAAACACAGGAAGAATTAATCCTCGAGGAAGAGGGTTTTTCTCAGGCGTTCTGACAGCTTTAACTTGCGTAGCA GTAGTATTACTTGGGTATCACTGGAGCAGCAGAGAATTTGAAGATGATCTTCTTGTCCACAAGCCTGTTGCTAAATGGACTGCTGAAGAGGTGACACTTTGGCTAGAGCAGCTGGGCCCGTGGGCTTCTCATTATAAAGAGAGATTTTTGCTGGAGAAAGTGAATGGAAG GCTCCTTCTAACGCTGACAGAGGAGGATTTCACAAAAGAGCCTTACAGTATAGAGAACAATAATCATAGAAAAGCGATTACAGCAGAATTGGAATGTGTCAAAACGTTAGGTGTTAAACCACCGCAGAACCTTTGGGAATACAAG GCAGTAAATCCAGGAAAATCACTCTTTCTTTTGTATGCACTCAAGAATTCTCCGAGACTCAGTATGTTATACTTATATCTGTTTGATTATACCGAAGCTTTCCTACCTTTTATCCACACCATCTGTCCTATGCAAGAAGACCAATATGAAGACATGGTCACAAAATTATTA GACCTTAAAGATCCCACTTGGAAACAGTGGAGAGAATTCACTGTAAAGTATATATTTTTGCCGTACCAATTGATAGCTGAATTTGCTTGGGATTGGCTGGATGTGCACTACTGGACATCAAGATTTATCATTGTAAATGCCATGTTACTCTCTGTTCTGGAATTATTCTCCTTTTGGAAGCTCTGGTCAAGAAGAGAATTGAAGTAA